The following coding sequences lie in one Arabidopsis thaliana chromosome 3, partial sequence genomic window:
- the RS2Z32 gene encoding RNA-binding (RRM/RBD/RNP motifs) family protein with retrovirus zinc finger-like domain-containing protein (RSZ32; FUNCTIONS IN: zinc ion binding, nucleotide binding, nucleic acid binding; INVOLVED IN: nuclear mRNA splicing, via spliceosome, RNA splicing; LOCATED IN: mitochondrion; EXPRESSED IN: 25 plant structures; EXPRESSED DURING: 15 growth stages; CONTAINS InterPro DOMAIN/s: RNA recognition motif, RNP-1 (InterPro:IPR000504), Nucleotide-binding, alpha-beta plait (InterPro:IPR012677), Zinc finger, CCHC-type (InterPro:IPR001878); BEST Arabidopsis thaliana protein match is: arginine/serine-rich zinc knuckle-containing protein 33 (TAIR:AT2G37340.1); Has 30335 Blast hits to 26620 proteins in 660 species: Archae - 6; Bacteria - 352; Metazoa - 8518; Fungi - 1445; Plants - 2334; Viruses - 16371; Other Eukaryotes - 1309 (source: NCBI BLink).) — MPRYDDRYGNTRLYVGRLSSRTRTRDLERLFSRYGRVRDVDMKRDYAFVEFSDPRDADDARYYLDGRDFDGSRITVEASRGAPRGSRDNGSRGPPPGSGRCFNCGVDGHWARDCTAGDWKNKCYRCGERGHIERNCKNSPSPKKARQGGSYSRSPVKSRSPRRRRSPSRSRSYSRGRSYSRSRSPVRREKSVEDRSRSPKAMERSVSPKGRDQSLSPDRKVIDASPKRGSDYDGSPKENGNGRNSASPIVGGGESPVGLNGQDRSPIDDEAELSRPSPKGSESP, encoded by the exons ATGCCTCGCTATGATGATCGCTATGGAAACACTCGCCTCTATGTTGGTCGCTTATCATCTAGAACTCGTACCAGAGACCTTGAGCGTCTCTTTAGCAGATACGGAAG AGTACGAGATGTGGATATGAAGCGTGATTATGCCTTTGTT GAATTTAGTGATCCTCGTGATGCTGATGACGCAAGATATTACTTGGATGGACGGGATTTCGATGGAAGTCGCATCACTGTGGAGGCATCAAGAGGG GCTCCTCGTGGTTCGCGGGACAATGGTAGCAGAGGCCCACCTCCTGGTTCTGGTCGCTGTTTTAATTGTGGTGTCGATGGCCACTGGGCCCGAGACTGCACAGCAGGAGACTGGAAGAATAAATGTTACCGCTGTGGTGAAAGAGGACACATTGAGAGAAACTGCAAAAACAGTCCTAGTCCAAAGAAGGCCAG GCAGGGTGGAAGCTATTCCAGGTCACCAGTCAAATCCCGCTCCCCTCGTCGCCGAAGGAGCCCAAGCCGTAGCCGTAGTTACAGTCGAGGTCGCAGCTACAG TCGATCGCGATCCCCagtgagaagagagaaaagcgTGGAGGACAGATCACGCAGTCCTAAGGCAATGGAGCGATCTGTATCTCCCAAAGGTAGGGACCAAAGCCTGAGTCCAGACCGAAAAGTGATAGATGCAAGCCCAAAGCGTGGATCAGACTATGATGGTAGCCCAAAAGAGAATGGTAATGGCAGGAACTCTGCGAGTCCCATTGTTGGAGGTGGTGAAAGTCCTGTTGGACTTAATGGTCAAGACAGGAGCCCGATTGATGATGAGGCTGAGCTTAGCCGTCCTTCCCCTAAAGGCAGTGAGTCACCTTGA
- the RS2Z32 gene encoding RNA-binding (RRM/RBD/RNP motifs) family protein with retrovirus zinc finger-like domain-containing protein (RSZ32; FUNCTIONS IN: zinc ion binding, nucleic acid binding; INVOLVED IN: nuclear mRNA splicing, via spliceosome, RNA splicing; EXPRESSED IN: 25 plant structures; EXPRESSED DURING: 15 growth stages; CONTAINS InterPro DOMAIN/s: RNA recognition motif, RNP-1 (InterPro:IPR000504), Zinc finger, CCHC-type (InterPro:IPR001878), Zinc finger, CCHC retroviral-type (InterPro:IPR013084); BEST Arabidopsis thaliana protein match is: arginine/serine-rich zinc knuckle-containing protein 33 (TAIR:AT2G37340.1); Has 25826 Blast hits to 22471 proteins in 477 species: Archae - 0; Bacteria - 10; Metazoa - 6096; Fungi - 978; Plants - 1426; Viruses - 16372; Other Eukaryotes - 944 (source: NCBI BLink).), with the protein MKRDYAFVEFSDPRDADDARYYLDGRDFDGSRITVEASRGAPRGSRDNGSRGPPPGSGRCFNCGVDGHWARDCTAGDWKNKCYRCGERGHIERNCKNSPSPKKARQGGSYSRSPVKSRSPRRRRSPSRSRSYSRGRSYSRSRSPVRREKSVEDRSRSPKAMERSVSPKGRDQSLSPDRKVIDASPKRGSDYDGSPKENGNGRNSASPIVGGGESPVGLNGQDRSPIDDEAELSRPSPKGSESP; encoded by the exons ATGAAGCGTGATTATGCCTTTGTT GAATTTAGTGATCCTCGTGATGCTGATGACGCAAGATATTACTTGGATGGACGGGATTTCGATGGAAGTCGCATCACTGTGGAGGCATCAAGAGGG GCTCCTCGTGGTTCGCGGGACAATGGTAGCAGAGGCCCACCTCCTGGTTCTGGTCGCTGTTTTAATTGTGGTGTCGATGGCCACTGGGCCCGAGACTGCACAGCAGGAGACTGGAAGAATAAATGTTACCGCTGTGGTGAAAGAGGACACATTGAGAGAAACTGCAAAAACAGTCCTAGTCCAAAGAAGGCCAG GCAGGGTGGAAGCTATTCCAGGTCACCAGTCAAATCCCGCTCCCCTCGTCGCCGAAGGAGCCCAAGCCGTAGCCGTAGTTACAGTCGAGGTCGCAGCTACAG TCGATCGCGATCCCCagtgagaagagagaaaagcgTGGAGGACAGATCACGCAGTCCTAAGGCAATGGAGCGATCTGTATCTCCCAAAGGTAGGGACCAAAGCCTGAGTCCAGACCGAAAAGTGATAGATGCAAGCCCAAAGCGTGGATCAGACTATGATGGTAGCCCAAAAGAGAATGGTAATGGCAGGAACTCTGCGAGTCCCATTGTTGGAGGTGGTGAAAGTCCTGTTGGACTTAATGGTCAAGACAGGAGCCCGATTGATGATGAGGCTGAGCTTAGCCGTCCTTCCCCTAAAGGCAGTGAGTCACCTTGA
- the ABCG20 gene encoding ABC-2 type transporter family protein (ABC-2 type transporter family protein; FUNCTIONS IN: ATPase activity, coupled to transmembrane movement of substances; INVOLVED IN: transport; LOCATED IN: membrane; EXPRESSED IN: 8 plant structures; EXPRESSED DURING: 4 anthesis, C globular stage, petal differentiation and expansion stage; CONTAINS InterPro DOMAIN/s: ATPase, AAA+ type, core (InterPro:IPR003593), ABC transporter-like (InterPro:IPR003439), Pigment precursor permease (InterPro:IPR005284), ABC-2 type transporter (InterPro:IPR013525), ABC transporter, conserved site (InterPro:IPR017871); BEST Arabidopsis thaliana protein match is: ABC-2 type transporter family protein (TAIR:AT2G37360.1); Has 392871 Blast hits to 356829 proteins in 4146 species: Archae - 6979; Bacteria - 312762; Metazoa - 8946; Fungi - 6247; Plants - 5690; Viruses - 12; Other Eukaryotes - 52235 (source: NCBI BLink).), whose product MSGLFGILSPAKRVNGDGLPLFYNIHKSVELQRCHRDTARVSVTLAELLMSVEDEGDDQSRAMDIAVASNFWSSVPSSRVPSSSPFVLSFKDLTYSVKIKKKFKPFPCCGNSPFDGNDMEMNTKVLLNGISGEAREGEMMAVLGASGSGKSTLIDALANRISKESLRGDITLNGEVLESSLHKVISAYVMQDDLLFPMLTVEETLMFSAEFRLPSSLSKKKKKARVQALIDQLGLRNAAKTVIGDEGHRGVSGGERRRVSIGTDIIHDPIILFLDEPTSGLDSTSAYMVVKVLQRIAQSGSIVIMSIHQPSYRILGLLDKLIFLSRGNTVYSGSPTHLPQFFSEFGHPIPENENKPEFALDLIRELEDSPEGTKSLVEFHKQWRAKQTSSQSRRNTNVSLKDAISASISRGKLVSGATNLRSSFQTFANPFWTEMLVIGKRSILNSRRQPELFGIRLGAVLVTGMILATIFWKLDNSPRGIQERLGFFAFAMSTTFYTCAEAIPVFLQERYIFMRETAYNAYRRSSYVLAHTIISIPALIILSAAFAASTFSAVGLAGGSEGFLFFFFTILTAFWAGSSFVTFLSGVVSHVMIGFTVVVAILAYFLLFSGFFISRDRIPLYWIWFHYLSLVKYPYEGVLQNEFEDPTKCFVRGIQMFDNSPLGQVPTAVKISLLKSMSGVLGINVTAETCVTTGIDILKQQGITEISKWNCLWITVAWGFFFRVLFYFTLLIGSKNKRR is encoded by the coding sequence ATGTCTGGTTTGTTCGGTATATTATCTCCGGCCAAACGGGTCAATGGCGATGGCCTCCCTCTGTTTTACAATATCCACAAGTCAGTGGAGCTTCAGAGATGTCACAGAGACACTGCGCGGGTGTCTGTCACACTTGCAGAACTTCTCATGAGTGTGGAAGATGAGGGGGATGACCAGAGTCGGGCTATGGATATTGCGGTTGCGTCCAATTTCTGGTCCTCGGTTCCGTCTTCTCGtgtgccttcttcttctccgtttgTTCTTTCCTTCAAAGACTTGACTTACAGCgtgaagatcaagaagaagtttaAGCCCTTTCCTTGTTGTGGGAATTCACCTTTTGATGGTAATGATATGGAGATGAATACTAAGGTGCTCCTGAATGGTATTTCTGGTGAAGCCCGGGAAGGAGAGATGATGGCTGTTCTTGGAGCGAGCGGGTCAGGGAAATCAACGCTTATCGATGCATTAGCCAATCGGATTTCAAAAGAGAGCCTACGCGGTGATATTACTTTAAATGGGGAAGTTCTTGAATCTAGCCTGCATAAAGTCATATCAGCTTATGTGATGCAAGATGATCTTCTCTTCCCGATGCTCACCGTGGAAGAGACGTTGATGTTTTCTGCTGAGTTCAGGCTTCCAAGCTCGCTttctaagaagaaaaagaaggcaCGGGTTCAAGCTCTGATTGATCAGCTCGGCCTGAGGAACGCAGCAAAAACCGTGATCGGTGATGAGGGACACAGAGGTGTGTCTGGAGGAGAAAGGAGAAGGGTCTCAATTGGAACCGATATAATCCATGACCCGATTATTCTCTTTCTCGATGAGCCAACTTCTGGTCTTGACTCTACCAGTGCATACATGGTTGTCAAAGTGCTTCAGAGAATCGCACAAAGCGGCAGCATAGTTATCATGTCCATCCATCAGCCGAGTTACAGAATCTTGGGATTACTCGATAAGTTAATCTTCCTATCTAGGGGAAACACCGTTTACAGCGGCTCCCCGACACACCTCCCTCAGTTCTTCTCAGAATTCGGTCACCCAATTCCTGAAAACGAGAACAAGCCGGAGTTTGCACTCGATCTTATCCGTGAGCTGGAAGATTCGCCAGAAGGAACGAAATCCTTAGTCGAGTTCCACAAGCAATGGCGAGCAAAGCAAACCTCAAGCCAGAGCAGAAGAAACACCAATGTATCTCTCAAAGATGCAATCAGCGCAAGTATCTCGAGAGGTAAGCTTGTCTCCGGAGCAACAAACCTAAGATCATCATTTCAAACCTTTGCAAACCCATTCTGGACTGAAATGCTCGTAATTGGTAAACGATCTATACTAAACTCAAGAAGACAACCAGAGCTATTCGGAATCCGCCTAGGAGCTGTACTAGTCACCGGAATGATCCTAGCCACAATATTCTGGAAACTAGACAATTCACCAAGAGGTATACAAGAACGCTTAGGGTTCTTCGCATTCGCAATGTCCACAACATTCTACACATGTGCAGAAGCAATACCAGTCTTTCTACAGGAACGTTACATATTCATGAGAGAAACAGCTTACAACGCTTACCGGCGATCATCATACGTCCTCGCTCACACAATAATCTCCATCCCTGCTCTCATAATCTTATCCGCCGCATTCGCCGCCTCAACATTCTCGGCCGTAGGACTCGCCGGAGGCTCCGAGggattcctcttcttcttcttcacaatcCTCACCGCGTTTTGGGCCGGAAGTTCCTTCGTGACGTTCTTATCCGGCGTAGTCTCACACGTGATGATCGGATTCACGGTGGTTGTAGCAATCCTCGCTTATTTCCTCCTCTTCTCCGGATTCTTCATCTCTAGAGATCGAATCCCACTCTACTGGATCTGGTTCCATTACCTCTCCCTAGTGAAATACCCTTACGAAGGTGTTCTACAGAACGAATTCGAAGATCCGACGAAATGCTTCGTCAGAGGGATCCAGATGTTCGACAATTCGCCGCTGGGACAAGTTCCAACCGCCGTGAAAATCAGCCTCCTGAAGAGCATGAGCGGCGTTTTGGGGATCAACGTGACGGCGGAGACTTGCGTAACGACGGGAATCGATATACTGAAACAGCAAGGAATCACGGAGATAAGCAAATGGAATTGCTTGTGGATCACTGTAGCTTGGGGATTCTTCTTTAGGGTTCTCTTCTACTTCACACTCTTGATCGGAAGCAAGAACAAGCGTCGCTGA
- a CDS encoding valine-tRNA ligase (unknown protein; FUNCTIONS IN: molecular_function unknown; INVOLVED IN: biological_process unknown; LOCATED IN: endomembrane system; BEST Arabidopsis thaliana protein match is: unknown protein (TAIR:AT5G02720.1); Has 70 Blast hits to 70 proteins in 13 species: Archae - 0; Bacteria - 0; Metazoa - 0; Fungi - 0; Plants - 70; Viruses - 0; Other Eukaryotes - 0 (source: NCBI BLink).), protein MSIQIPSASWDFRGFLLCFIFFSSLPGTILTQEVTLDSVQIFTTHDWFSTKPTVFFQCKGENKTVLPDVKRTNVSYSFNGEESWQPLTELQGTKCKRCGIYEDDPLKYDTFDEWELCPSDFTAEGSYKRFKEKEFNATFLCHGCSQVGAGSNKESGTEKEEQKGGMHPGIVVLIVVLLLGVVAVGLLVGYKYWRKKKRQQEQARFLKLFEDGDDIEDELGLENTL, encoded by the exons ATGTCAATCCAAATTCCGTCAGCTTCTTGGGATTTTCGCGGTTTCCTActctgtttcatcttcttcagctcgTTACCAG GAACAATACTAACACAAGAAGTTACATTAGATTCGGTTCAGATTTTCACGACTCACGATTGGTTCTCGACTAAGCCTACAGTCTTTTTCCAATGCAAAGGAGAGAACAAGACGGTGTTGCCTGATGTGAAGAGAACCAATGTTTCTTACTCTTTCAATGGCGAAGAATCTTGGCag cCACTAACCGAACTTCAAGGAACAAAATGCAAGAGATGTGGAATCTATGAGGACGACCCTCTTAAATATGATACATTTGACGAATGGGAGCTTTGCCCTTCTGATTTCACAGCAGAGGGTAGTTACAAGCGcttcaaagagaaagaatttAATGCTACTTTTCTCTGCCATGGATGCTCACAAGTTGGAGCTG gTTCGAATAAAGAATCAGGCACCGAGAAGGAAGAACAAAAGGGCGGAATGCATCCTGGAATTGTGGTACTGATTGTAGTACTCTTGTTAGGTGTAGTTGCGGTGGGACTCTTGGTAGGTTACAAGtattggagaaagaagaaacggCAACAAGAGCAGGCCCGGTTTCTCAAGCTGTTCGAAGATGGTGACGATATTGAGGACGAACTTGGCCTTGAAAATACCCTATGA